The Lineus longissimus chromosome 2, tnLinLong1.2, whole genome shotgun sequence genome window below encodes:
- the LOC135503462 gene encoding uncharacterized protein LOC135503462 translates to MPIEIRSAALSQAERTIKELREENSVLKRELNETQSLYKQLVMENDKETFHERRVMLIKSQLIQMERQVLLLTEGLGSRSTTLFEVENSLSYLADTCRTFIAQETHSPEIPIQRAQLIKMVESAESARIKLYKNLENNTAENLAKPLMMMETFLKPNQEKPVTMLDVCNGKTDHINLKQVGKLETKLVGVYKCLSAVQHSLSSVMSIKNGTVHLSNHLSPAAYERVNGQISKACSQLREVNMELLELSLLLPTAPWPALQKSRIKEITAENVLSKLPKFPRSKQSEARSLVESLLKAMNYTLYVSNLEGQVLKDEVKFHQTLYDLQIAYINDLFKVIQDGYATFQDNTQELLVDPLRAVMKEYCEMKETASEDSLRTFLTSFKQHADEIQTAIESLSIPKEEESEGVRALSTFGEAFLKRLEEEEGLCRERRDTAIGEVEMVKSQREAFIAELQAELVAKPEEEEPVQDPKAEYQKIIDEDTAEGVATNSPSIAQDTSPESNSNHDDDCSCGGKKVGPLARRSRQKVADLAKGSPKCCDDKTDEKTVKREKENIATLSGDKTTTPSRPTPSKMGLPKPVRRSGIPVDRTPSRTPVPKKTPASSMNRSRSGSLTRSKSGSRENLLSTPGTPSSPNSTRASLAAGNHKVVPGIPMRSLNLKRDG, encoded by the exons ATGCCCATCGAGATACGTAGTGCTGCCCTCTCTCAGGCAGAGAGGACGATAAAG GAACTGAGAGAGGAAAATTCAGTTCTGAAAAGGGAACTGAATGAGACGCAGTCTTTGTACAAACAGCTTGTGATGGAGAATGATAAAGAGACATTCCATGAGAGGCGGGTCATGCTAATCAAGTCTCAACTCATACAGATGGAAAGACAG GTGCTGCTGTTGACAGAGGGCCTTGGTTCTCGATCCACCACATTGTTTGAAGTGGAGAACTCCCTGTCCTATCTTGCTGACACATGCAG AACATTCATTGCTCAAGAAACTCACAGTCCAGAAATCCCGATTCAGAGAGCACAGTTAATCAAGATGGTTGAAAGCGCCGAGTCAGCTAGAATTAAACTCTACAAGAATCTTGAGAACAACACAGCAGAGAACCTTGCCAAAccactgatgatgatggaaaCATTTCTAAAACCGAACCAGGAGAAACCTGTCACCATGTTAGATGTCTGTAATGGGAAAACGGATCATATTAATCTAAAACAAGTA GGAAAGTTAGAAACAAAGTTAGTGGGAGTCTACAAGTGCCTTTCTGCTGTACAGCATTCCCTTTCATCTGTGATGTCCATCAAGAATGGCACAGTCCATTTGTCTAACCACCTCAGCCCGGCAGCGTATGAGAGAGTCAACGGACAGATCTCAAAAGCCTGTAGCCAACTGAGGGAAGTGAACATGGAGCTACTCGAACTCTCCCTACTACTGCCCACAGCCCCTTGG CCTGCTCTTCAAAAGTCACGAATAAAAGAGATCACTGCAGAAAATGTCCTATCGAAACTTCCAAAGTTTCCTCGCAGCAAACAGTCGGAAGCCAGAAGTCTTGTGGAGAGCCTGTTAAAAGCTATGAACTATACTCTGTATGTCTCCAATCTTGAG GGTCAAGTGCTCAAAGATGAGGTGAAGTTCCACCAGACTCTGTATGACCTTCAGATTGCCTACATCAATGACCTCTTCAAGGTCATTCAGGATGGTTATGCTACATTCCAAGATAATACTCAGGAACTACTGGTTGATCCTTTACGAG CTGTCATGAAAGAATACTGCGAAATGAAGGAAACTGCCTCAGAAGATTCCCTCCGAACATTCCTGACTTCATTTAAACAGCATGCCGACGAGATACAGACAGCAATTGAAAGTCTCAGCATTCCCAAGGAGGAGGAGAGCGAGGGAGTTAGAGCATTGTCGACATTTGGTGAAGCATTTCTTAAGAGGCTCGAAGAAGAGGAAGGATTGTGTCGGGAGAGGCGGGACACTGCCATTGGGGAGGTTGAAATGGTGAAGTCACAGCGTGAAGCTTTCATAGCCGAGCTACAGGCAGAACTCGTGGCAAAGCCAGAGGAGGAGGAACCAGTACAAGATCCAAAGGCTGAATACCAGAAAATAATAGACGAAGATACCGCAGAAGGTGTTGCAACGAATTCTCCTAGTATTGCTCAAGATACATCACCTGAAAGCAATagcaatcatgatgatgactgtTCATGTGGTGGGAAAAAGGTCGGTCCTCTTGCAAGGCGTTCCAGACAGAAGGTGGCAGATTTAGCGAAAGGTTCACCAAAATGCTGCGATGATAAAACTGATGAGAAGACTGTAAAAAGAGAGAAGGAGAACATTGCGACTCTGAGTGGTGATAAGACTACAACaccaagtaggcctaccccGAGTAAAATGGGCCTTCCCAAACCCGTGCGTAGAAGTGGCATTCCAGTTGACAGGACGCCCTCTCGCACACCGGTTCCAAAGAAGACTCCTGCAAGCAGTATGAACAGATCAAGGTCAGGAAGCCTGACAAGGTCAAAGTCAGGCAGTAGAGAAAATCTGTTGAGTACTCCTGGGACTCCTAGTTCTCCAAACTCTACTCGGGCGAGTTTGGCTGCGGGGAACCATAAGGTTGTTCCAGGTATTCCGATGAGGTCTCTCAATTTGAAACGCGATGGTTGA